One window from the genome of Aricia agestis chromosome 6, ilAriAges1.1, whole genome shotgun sequence encodes:
- the LOC121727604 gene encoding uncharacterized protein LOC121727604 isoform X2, with the protein MSLNSRSRQILSLVLSNENTRNTENVSCETASVDQRISHSSDLPNTSSTNDVANNTENIQNDCYVPTKCHSPSILVVDHIEQGNEDICNNQDTPQEYGSQDSDDNNNSPISPEEPYSPASTDHEYIPSSSSNDISATEIQEESPMTNNILQPRKRKIFQLKEKLSKKRSRNEAEWKQNRNSILRQEGKAYVTRKGKTMESKKPRFGILCKETCKYKCYEKFCDIDCASLFSQYYSLKNNNEKNMYLSKFITVEKVKRALTNPKRQRCTTYTYVLPKGSTNIKVCKTAFSNMFQIGYRKLAVIQSKIKLNNVEALRDQRGKTHSYRHKVDVDVENYISSHIRSFPSESSHYSRNQNIHKQYLNPLLTIKTMYSMYTKKCEDENKPTKYYIKECTYRKIFNTKFNLSFRQPRTDVCCKCDSNTQTEEHIENYKRAFELQKLEREMAVSGQNMTYISFDMQQTQPLPKIPVSKAFYLRQIWFYNEGIHIVDKNGHRSYFCTWTEDCGGKGSVEVLSSLFYCLSKLANVDSSQNLLLWSDSASGQNKNQYLIVLYQYMIAQKLFVSIEHKFPEVGHTFLDCDRDFGRIEKLLRKHEKIFTPNQYRNIIKRASKNNSIIEDMNHHFYDFTKLKNDLGIVIPNTNTLKQKINFKGNVKWIRHEDYGRYFYKTNYDPYTPYLEVSLVKNPNIIPEVALTCNNQKGKISKEKIADIKTQLEYIEKESQWYYINILNND; encoded by the exons ATGTCATTAAATTCACGTTCACGGCAAATATTGAGTTTAGTGTTGAGCAATGAAAATACAAGGAATACAGAAAATGTGAGCTGCGAGACAG CTTCCGTCGATCAGAGAATTAGTCATTCAAGTGATTTACCAAATACGTCCAGTACAAACGACGTTGCAAACA ATACTGAAAATATTCAGAATGATTGCTATGTCCCAACGAAGTGCCATTCTCCATCTATTTTAGTTGTCGATCACATTGAGCAAG GTAATGAAGACATTTGTAATAACCAGGATACACCACAGGAATATGGTTCCCAAGAtagtgatgataataataattcaccTATTT CACCAGAAGAACCCTACAGTCCTGCTAGTACCGATCATGAATATATACCATCATCTTCATCAAACGATATTTCTGCAACTGAAATTCAGGAGGAATCTCCAATGACCAACAATATATTGCAACCGAGGAAGAGAAAAATTTTTCAGTTAAAAGAAAAGTTATCTAAGAAGAGATCAAGAAATGAAGCTGAGTGGAAACAAAATAGGAATAGTATTTTAAGACAGGAAGGCAAAGCTTATGTTACAAGGAAGGGTAAAACAATGGAAAGTAAAAAACCAAGGTTTGGTATATTATGCAaggaaacatgcaaatataagtGTTATGAAAAATTTTGTGATATTGATTGTGCATCTCTCTTTTCccaatattatagtttaaaaaataataatgaaaagaaTATGTATCTTTCAAAATTTATAACAGTTGAAAAAGTCAAAAGAGCATTAACTAACCCAAAAAGGCAGAGATGCACAACTTATACCTATGTTCTACCAAAAGGAAGTACTAATATAAAAGTTTGTAAGACTGCATTTTCTAATATGTTTCAAATCGGTTATAGAAAGTTAGCAGTTATTcaatcaaaaattaaattaaataatgttgaAGCACTAAGAGATCAGAGAGGAAAAACTCATTCTTACAGGCACAAGGTAGATGTTGATGTAGAAAATTATATAAGCAGTCATATTAGAAGTTTTCCATCTGAAAGTTCTCATTATTCTAGAAATCAAAATATCCACAAACAGTACTTAAATCCATTACTTACAATTAAAACTATGTATTCAATGTACACAAAAAAATGTGAGGATGAAAATAAACCtaccaaatattatataaaggaATGCAcatatagaaaaatatttaacaccAAATTCAATCTTTCTTTTAGGCAGCCAAGAACAGATGTTTGTTGTAAATGTGATTCAAATACTCAAACTGAAGAACATATTGAGAACTATAAAAGAGCATTTGAGCTACAAAAACTGGAAAGGGAGATGGCGGTGTCTGGACAAAACATGACATATATTAGTTTTGATATGCAGCAGACACAGCCGCTTCCTAAAATTCCagtatcaaaagctttttatttaAGACAAATTTGGTTCTACAATGAAGGTATACATATAGTTGATAAAAATGGACATAGGTCCTATTTCTGCACTTGGACTGAAGACTGTGGAGGAAAGGGCAGTGTAGAAGTTCTTAGTTCGCTTTTTTACTGTTTAAGCAAGTTAGCTAATGTAGATAGTTCCCAAAACTTGTTGCTATGGTCAGATTCTGCCAGTGGCCAAAATAAGAATCAATACTTAATTGTTTTGTATCAGTACATGATTGCACAGAAATTATTTGTATCCATTGAACATAAATTTCCAGAGGTAGGTCATACATTTCTTGATTGTGACAGAGATTTTGGCCGTATagaaaaattattgagaaagcATGAGAAAATATTTACTCCTAATCAGtatagaaatataattaaaagggcatctAAGAATAACTCTATCATAGAAGATATGAATCatcatttttatgattttaccaAATTAAAAAATGATTTGGGCATAGTTATACCCAATACAaatacattaaaacaaaaaattaactttaaaggGAATGTAAAATGGATTCGCCATGAAGATTAtggtagatatttttataagaccAACTATGACCCCTACACACCATATTTAGAAGTTTCTCTGGTAAAAAATCCTAATATTATCCCGGAAGTTGCCTTGACATGTAATAACCAAAAGGGTAAAATCTCTAAAGAAAAAATAGCTGATATAAAAACACAGCTTGAGTACATTGAAAAAGAGTCTCAATGGTATTATATAAACATTTTGaataatgattaa
- the LOC121727604 gene encoding uncharacterized protein LOC121727604 isoform X1: MSLNSRSRQILSLVLSNENTRNTENVSCETASVDQRISHSSDLPNTSSTNDVANSKYGNLINCSILWQKDIFFHYLCCLLSDTENIQNDCYVPTKCHSPSILVVDHIEQGNEDICNNQDTPQEYGSQDSDDNNNSPISPEEPYSPASTDHEYIPSSSSNDISATEIQEESPMTNNILQPRKRKIFQLKEKLSKKRSRNEAEWKQNRNSILRQEGKAYVTRKGKTMESKKPRFGILCKETCKYKCYEKFCDIDCASLFSQYYSLKNNNEKNMYLSKFITVEKVKRALTNPKRQRCTTYTYVLPKGSTNIKVCKTAFSNMFQIGYRKLAVIQSKIKLNNVEALRDQRGKTHSYRHKVDVDVENYISSHIRSFPSESSHYSRNQNIHKQYLNPLLTIKTMYSMYTKKCEDENKPTKYYIKECTYRKIFNTKFNLSFRQPRTDVCCKCDSNTQTEEHIENYKRAFELQKLEREMAVSGQNMTYISFDMQQTQPLPKIPVSKAFYLRQIWFYNEGIHIVDKNGHRSYFCTWTEDCGGKGSVEVLSSLFYCLSKLANVDSSQNLLLWSDSASGQNKNQYLIVLYQYMIAQKLFVSIEHKFPEVGHTFLDCDRDFGRIEKLLRKHEKIFTPNQYRNIIKRASKNNSIIEDMNHHFYDFTKLKNDLGIVIPNTNTLKQKINFKGNVKWIRHEDYGRYFYKTNYDPYTPYLEVSLVKNPNIIPEVALTCNNQKGKISKEKIADIKTQLEYIEKESQWYYINILNND; this comes from the exons ATGTCATTAAATTCACGTTCACGGCAAATATTGAGTTTAGTGTTGAGCAATGAAAATACAAGGAATACAGAAAATGTGAGCTGCGAGACAG CTTCCGTCGATCAGAGAATTAGTCATTCAAGTGATTTACCAAATACGTCCAGTACAAACGACGTTGCAAACAGTAAGTATGGAAACTTAATTAATTGTAGTATTCTGTGGCAAAAAGACATATTTTTTCACTACCTTTGTTGCTTACTTTCAGATACTGAAAATATTCAGAATGATTGCTATGTCCCAACGAAGTGCCATTCTCCATCTATTTTAGTTGTCGATCACATTGAGCAAG GTAATGAAGACATTTGTAATAACCAGGATACACCACAGGAATATGGTTCCCAAGAtagtgatgataataataattcaccTATTT CACCAGAAGAACCCTACAGTCCTGCTAGTACCGATCATGAATATATACCATCATCTTCATCAAACGATATTTCTGCAACTGAAATTCAGGAGGAATCTCCAATGACCAACAATATATTGCAACCGAGGAAGAGAAAAATTTTTCAGTTAAAAGAAAAGTTATCTAAGAAGAGATCAAGAAATGAAGCTGAGTGGAAACAAAATAGGAATAGTATTTTAAGACAGGAAGGCAAAGCTTATGTTACAAGGAAGGGTAAAACAATGGAAAGTAAAAAACCAAGGTTTGGTATATTATGCAaggaaacatgcaaatataagtGTTATGAAAAATTTTGTGATATTGATTGTGCATCTCTCTTTTCccaatattatagtttaaaaaataataatgaaaagaaTATGTATCTTTCAAAATTTATAACAGTTGAAAAAGTCAAAAGAGCATTAACTAACCCAAAAAGGCAGAGATGCACAACTTATACCTATGTTCTACCAAAAGGAAGTACTAATATAAAAGTTTGTAAGACTGCATTTTCTAATATGTTTCAAATCGGTTATAGAAAGTTAGCAGTTATTcaatcaaaaattaaattaaataatgttgaAGCACTAAGAGATCAGAGAGGAAAAACTCATTCTTACAGGCACAAGGTAGATGTTGATGTAGAAAATTATATAAGCAGTCATATTAGAAGTTTTCCATCTGAAAGTTCTCATTATTCTAGAAATCAAAATATCCACAAACAGTACTTAAATCCATTACTTACAATTAAAACTATGTATTCAATGTACACAAAAAAATGTGAGGATGAAAATAAACCtaccaaatattatataaaggaATGCAcatatagaaaaatatttaacaccAAATTCAATCTTTCTTTTAGGCAGCCAAGAACAGATGTTTGTTGTAAATGTGATTCAAATACTCAAACTGAAGAACATATTGAGAACTATAAAAGAGCATTTGAGCTACAAAAACTGGAAAGGGAGATGGCGGTGTCTGGACAAAACATGACATATATTAGTTTTGATATGCAGCAGACACAGCCGCTTCCTAAAATTCCagtatcaaaagctttttatttaAGACAAATTTGGTTCTACAATGAAGGTATACATATAGTTGATAAAAATGGACATAGGTCCTATTTCTGCACTTGGACTGAAGACTGTGGAGGAAAGGGCAGTGTAGAAGTTCTTAGTTCGCTTTTTTACTGTTTAAGCAAGTTAGCTAATGTAGATAGTTCCCAAAACTTGTTGCTATGGTCAGATTCTGCCAGTGGCCAAAATAAGAATCAATACTTAATTGTTTTGTATCAGTACATGATTGCACAGAAATTATTTGTATCCATTGAACATAAATTTCCAGAGGTAGGTCATACATTTCTTGATTGTGACAGAGATTTTGGCCGTATagaaaaattattgagaaagcATGAGAAAATATTTACTCCTAATCAGtatagaaatataattaaaagggcatctAAGAATAACTCTATCATAGAAGATATGAATCatcatttttatgattttaccaAATTAAAAAATGATTTGGGCATAGTTATACCCAATACAaatacattaaaacaaaaaattaactttaaaggGAATGTAAAATGGATTCGCCATGAAGATTAtggtagatatttttataagaccAACTATGACCCCTACACACCATATTTAGAAGTTTCTCTGGTAAAAAATCCTAATATTATCCCGGAAGTTGCCTTGACATGTAATAACCAAAAGGGTAAAATCTCTAAAGAAAAAATAGCTGATATAAAAACACAGCTTGAGTACATTGAAAAAGAGTCTCAATGGTATTATATAAACATTTTGaataatgattaa